Proteins encoded in a region of the Halothiobacillus diazotrophicus genome:
- the fliN gene encoding flagellar motor switch protein FliN, translating into MADSNTDETDGMDAWAEAMAEQGDAESAAQAVKMDTFDTRTNQEGKENPINLEVLMDVPVAISMEIGRTSINIRSLLQLNQGSIVELDRLAGEPLDVLVNGTLIARGEVVVVNEKFGIRLTDVISPAERLKKLR; encoded by the coding sequence ATGGCAGATAGCAATACAGATGAAACGGATGGCATGGATGCCTGGGCAGAGGCCATGGCGGAGCAGGGCGATGCGGAATCCGCCGCTCAGGCCGTCAAGATGGATACGTTCGATACCCGGACCAATCAGGAAGGCAAGGAAAATCCTATCAACCTGGAAGTCCTGATGGATGTGCCGGTCGCCATTTCGATGGAGATCGGTCGAACCAGCATCAATATCCGCAGCCTGTTGCAATTGAATCAGGGCTCGATCGTGGAATTGGACCGGCTTGCGGGCGAGCCGCTTGACGTACTGGTGAATGGCACCCTGATCGCTCGGGGCGAGGTCGTGGTCGTCAATGAGAAGTTCGGCATCCGCTTGACCGACGTGATCAGTCCTGCCGAACGTCTCAAGAAACTTCGCTAG
- the fliM gene encoding flagellar motor switch protein FliM, translating into MSTADILSQDEIDALLNGVEEGDVATEQGVGDKAQARAYDLTTQERIVRGRLPTLEMLNERFARNLRIRLVSMLRRTVDISIEGVRMVKYAEYSHALYVPTSLTLVHVRPLKGVGMFMMESQLVFKLVDNFFGGFGMHAKIEGRDFTPTELRVITRVLEQAVDEVQRSWAPVYPVSFQTVSHEMNPQLANIVSGTEVVVVNSFHIEVEGGGGKFDLVLPYAMIEPIRDLLDGGMHGDRLEVDERWTSALKRELGLAEIELSATLGEARMMLSDIAHMEVGQIIPFEMPEKITLSAEGLPLYQGKLGVHRGNKAIQIDSPVKERLERAIHPNDILRANASAKAKDTDESMNH; encoded by the coding sequence GTGAGTACTGCGGATATTCTCTCCCAGGATGAAATCGATGCCCTGCTGAATGGCGTCGAGGAAGGGGATGTCGCAACCGAACAGGGGGTGGGCGACAAAGCTCAGGCCCGGGCCTACGATCTGACGACGCAGGAGCGCATCGTTCGTGGTCGCCTGCCGACGCTGGAGATGCTGAACGAGCGCTTTGCGCGGAATCTGCGGATCCGACTTGTCTCCATGCTGCGTCGAACGGTGGATATTTCCATCGAAGGCGTTCGGATGGTCAAGTACGCCGAGTACTCCCATGCCCTGTATGTACCAACCTCGTTGACCCTCGTTCATGTCCGTCCGCTCAAGGGGGTGGGCATGTTCATGATGGAGTCCCAGCTCGTCTTCAAGCTGGTGGACAATTTCTTCGGTGGCTTCGGCATGCATGCCAAGATCGAGGGGCGGGACTTCACGCCGACCGAACTGCGTGTCATTACACGGGTTCTGGAGCAGGCGGTAGACGAAGTCCAACGCTCCTGGGCGCCGGTGTACCCGGTGAGTTTCCAGACCGTCAGCCACGAAATGAACCCGCAGCTGGCGAATATCGTGTCCGGTACCGAAGTGGTCGTCGTCAATAGCTTCCACATCGAGGTAGAAGGGGGCGGTGGCAAATTCGATCTCGTCCTGCCTTACGCAATGATTGAGCCGATCCGCGATCTGCTCGATGGCGGCATGCACGGCGATCGGCTCGAAGTGGATGAACGATGGACCAGTGCGCTGAAGCGGGAACTGGGGCTGGCCGAGATCGAACTGTCCGCGACCCTTGGAGAGGCGCGCATGATGCTCTCCGACATCGCGCACATGGAAGTCGGACAGATCATCCCCTTCGAGATGCCGGAAAAGATTACTTTGAGTGCCGAGGGCCTGCCGCTGTACCAGGGCAAACTGGGCGTGCATCGTGGCAACAAGGCGATTCAGATCGATTCCCCGGTTAAGGAGCGTCTGGAGCGGGCGATACACCCGAACGATATCCTTCGTGCGAATGCGAGCGCCAAGGCGAAGGATACGGACGAGTCGATGAACCATTGA
- a CDS encoding flagellar basal body-associated FliL family protein has protein sequence MAKAEAPAEATESPAKKGGGKLLIILMIVIIVLLLAVVGIGAFLLLKKPAADPHAAGAAETHQTEGHDNKDDHGDKSAGEHKGPPITITLDQPITVNLSEPNDAKLLQVQLDLITYDAKLEPEVKANRAEIINDIMLILSDVNAAKLRTREGKEALQKQIKDEINKILEKRTGKKNALDDVYFTKLLMQ, from the coding sequence ATGGCAAAGGCAGAAGCACCCGCTGAAGCGACAGAGTCGCCCGCAAAGAAGGGCGGTGGCAAACTCTTGATAATTCTGATGATCGTTATCATCGTCCTGTTGCTGGCGGTCGTCGGCATCGGTGCCTTCCTGCTTCTCAAAAAACCGGCGGCGGATCCCCACGCGGCGGGGGCTGCCGAGACCCATCAGACGGAAGGGCACGACAACAAGGATGATCATGGCGACAAGTCCGCGGGCGAGCACAAGGGGCCGCCGATCACGATCACGCTCGATCAACCGATCACTGTCAACCTTTCCGAACCCAATGACGCCAAGCTTCTTCAGGTTCAGTTGGATCTGATTACCTACGATGCGAAGCTGGAACCGGAGGTCAAGGCCAACCGCGCCGAGATCATCAACGACATCATGTTGATTCTCAGCGATGTCAACGCGGCCAAGCTTCGGACACGCGAAGGCAAGGAAGCCTTGCAGAAGCAGATCAAGGACGAGATCAACAAGATCCTCGAGAAGCGGACCGGGAAGAAGAATGCCCTCGACGATGTCTACTTCACCAAGCTGCTGATGCAGTAG
- a CDS encoding GGDEF domain-containing protein, whose product MAAYRTAVLDLFSDPHGYRLPLSTVPQVLAHLPEDAGLAHELMLVAQRCMDPLSLLNELLDRVRDLLPVSGFAWRQDHEEIRTAEFPEVGSAGTSPQVIDLCQGDVRLGRLIVAASRSMESAELDWLNHLASTIAYPLRNTCLYQRALLEAQQDPLTCLKNRRAFDSELAREQARFVRYGIKSSLVIFDLNGFKAINDTWGHDIGDRLLSLFATGLQQMLRETDHAYRFGGDEFAAILPATNLYGAKKMANRLTEWLAAHPLVLPSGEQVLIRTSCGMAETSSNEQEQDWFRRADQALYQAKRGKKLLAV is encoded by the coding sequence ATGGCTGCTTACAGAACCGCTGTCCTCGATTTGTTCAGTGATCCGCACGGATATCGACTGCCGCTGTCCACAGTGCCGCAGGTATTGGCGCATCTGCCGGAGGATGCCGGATTGGCCCATGAACTGATGCTGGTCGCCCAGCGTTGCATGGATCCCCTGAGCCTCCTCAACGAGTTGCTCGATCGCGTTCGTGATCTTCTGCCTGTCTCCGGTTTTGCCTGGCGTCAGGATCACGAGGAGATACGTACGGCCGAGTTTCCCGAGGTCGGTTCGGCGGGTACGTCCCCCCAGGTCATTGATCTGTGCCAGGGCGACGTTCGTCTGGGGCGTCTGATCGTTGCGGCCAGTCGGTCCATGGAGTCGGCGGAACTCGATTGGCTGAATCACCTTGCATCGACCATCGCCTATCCGTTGCGTAATACCTGTCTGTATCAGCGGGCCTTGCTGGAGGCGCAGCAGGATCCATTGACCTGTCTCAAGAATCGGCGGGCTTTCGATAGCGAACTGGCGCGGGAACAAGCCCGGTTCGTTCGCTACGGCATTAAGTCGAGTCTGGTGATTTTCGACCTTAATGGGTTCAAGGCCATCAACGATACCTGGGGACATGATATCGGGGATCGGTTGCTCTCGCTCTTCGCCACCGGCTTGCAACAGATGCTGCGGGAAACGGATCATGCCTATCGTTTTGGCGGTGACGAATTTGCGGCCATTCTGCCGGCGACGAACCTCTACGGTGCCAAAAAAATGGCGAATCGACTCACCGAGTGGTTGGCTGCCCATCCGCTTGTCCTTCCTTCCGGGGAACAGGTACTCATTCGTACCTCTTGCGGTATGGCGGAAACCAGCAGCAACGAACAGGAGCAGGACTGGTTCCGCAGAGCCGATCAGGCCCTCTACCAGGCCAAAAGGGGGAAAAAGCTGCTGGCGGTTTAA